The genomic window gttattcaaaaataatttgtggatattcttcgcaccagaaacgacagttttgtttatttaccgcaccactcagatgaaagtgagctgatgattttcttaaaaaaatcgttatcgttttcttGTTATTCCAAAGCAagatcagcaaattcacgacgtttacggtggtcCAATATCGCCAATTCTTGAgcgagaacaattttatacggtTGCAAGCCCAAATCATTTCTCAAAATCTTCCAGGTCGTGGTTCGAaacagtcccaattcttgatAACACCTTGGAATCGAGAagttgcggtcttcagcaacacttgtctgaacggcagcaatattttcagtTCAAGCAAAGGCTTGAAAAATAGATGAAAAGAGATAAGATTCCACAAGATGCTCAGATTCGTAGATATGATAAGCGTCATGTTTTGAATTTGTTGGCGGTCAACTGGAAAATATTGACAACTTCTGTCATAAATTGTGACGTCATAATTTGTTCAGCTACATCCGACATTCGGTGCTCCATTTTTGTGTTATCAAttgttttttgatgtttttggttATTTGTATATCGTTCGATGTGAATTTCTTAAAGCGAACGTTAGCACTGATCCAAGAGATACGAACGCTAGCGCTCTTCtttgtttgtaaaaaaggaACTCAGACCACTGATTTCGGTGGCGTTCTCTGTAAATATCAGCTGTAGCTAGAAGTTTATAATGGCAACTTAGACATCATTACCTCCCAAGAAAAGAACGAGAAGAAAACATTTTAGAACTGAAATTTCGATTTTCCCTCATGAAAAAAGAGCAAGTATGGAGTTAGAGTCTGAGTAATTAAAGCTCATCATTAATGACCTGATTGTACCGCAGCTGAGCAATTAGAATGTAGAATGACATTgacttatttttttgaaactccGTGGTTGTTTAAAACTGACCGAAACTACTTCAGCATATAATCAACTAGGTTTTGGCAGACCAAATCGGAACCGCGTCTAATAAATTCCGAAGAAGTTGTCAAAACTCACTGTTTGTTACTTGGACACTATCCTCTTATGGTCACTCTTACTGTATTCCACAAGTTTTTAATAGGATTTACAACAGTGGATTGTGGAACCCACTCCGATAGAAATGATGTTATTGACCTTAACACTCTCTTTTGTTCACCTAGTCTTGTGTTTGGGGTCGTTACTTTGCTGGAATACCAACTTTAGTCGCACATACTTTTCGGAAGTATTGCAATGTAATCTCTATCTTGATAAAAATCTGTTTCTTATGGAACGGCCCCATACCATGGTATAAAACGTTACCCAAACCATCATATTCAAGGGTATTTATCTGTGTATTTGTGGTTGTAACCTAGATTTCTGCATTCTTATTTGATGAATACCTCGATCAGACTTAAATAAGTTTACTTTCGTTTCGTCATACCAGAGAACATCATACAATTTCTCTTTAGGCCAAAGCACATGTTCCAAAGCAAACTTTAGCTTTTGTTGCACATTCTTTTTTGGCAACATTAAATACTTTGCGCTTAGTTGAAGGGTTAACATTAATATTCAAATGCCATTTAATGCTGCCATAAACACGATAGTCTTGgtcggaataaagttcttgtatgtatgaaaaacttttttaattgacaaaatatcttcacaaaattcggaatggattattgtccaaaataACGATATAATgtctgaagaaattatttagaacGATATAATACTCGTACAAGCTGACCGATCTACACCAAGTGCAGCTGTGAAGGGAATTATAGCTTTCTAGTTTTGTCAATATTTCGACTTTTTAGTAAAAACCCTCGAATTCTTGCTGAAAAGTATGttcaaaactttaaacattCTAATATAGTACTTCCAATTCATATTATGGAGATATCATAGGTCACTATTGAATGAAGAAAACCGAAAGTtatagtttattttatattatcatatacaaatatattatgtatatttgccaTATCAGTTTATCAGTTGTTTCATCACAgacttaaatgtgtaaaaaatttaaaagattctAGCTTATTTGCGCAATACAGCGACAGCTGGGGCAGCAGCGAGCACTGGTGCTGGGGCGGCGACAACTGGAGCAGCAGCATAGGCAGCTGGGAAAGCGGCGGAGTGAGCAATTGAGTGTGCTGAGTAGCTGCTGGCATAGGGGGCGACGTAGCCGGCATATCCTGCGGTGTAGGCGAGGGGTGCGGAGTAAGCAGCGGCGACTGGAGCGGCATAGGCAGCAGCAACTGGGGCAGCAGCTAAAGGAGCGGAGTAAGCCAATGGGGCAGCCAAGAGACCGGGCTTAGCAGCACCGAAGGCAACTGCGAAGACAGCCAAGAAGCAGACAGCAAACTGCAAAAATACAAGAGTTAATATACGGCTTATTGAATGGCTTCGAAAATCATTTTTCGGACTTACCAATTTGAACATTTTGTTAGTTTTGAGTTTTGTACTTCTTTACAAGCGAAGAGGTAAACGAATTGTGATATCTATGGTTAAGAAGCCACAGCTTTTATACGAAAATCCGTATTCATGCACAGTACTGCATGAATTACTTAAAGGTGCGATCAAATAACGGTTTTGTAATACCAAGTAGACAACGGTGCGTCACTCTTTGCAGTTGTCATTGATTATTAAACACCTTGCATATTCGAACCTTTTCTGTTTTGTGTTTGCTGACTTTGAACAATTTACAATATTGAAATTGGCTTTCATTTAGATTACTCCTCTATTACTTCGATTGCTGCGATGCGGAGACTACTCCTAGCGGCATCTTCTCCGCGCAGATACCTCCGAGGGATATGTGGGTGGGTGTATTCATTGTCGGATTCATGTGGAAGGTTGGAGGGAGAGTCTTTAGTCGGGAGTTCTTAATCAACACTTGTTTCAGATTTGCAGACCACAGGCAGCGGTGGCAACCATTAACATAGCAGCAGATGTACTTTAACGAAATGCGACTTCTTTTAAGGCTTTTAAGAGAGCAGCCCCCACAAAcctaatatacaattttaacaaatttccgGTTGtctttatatcgcatatatcggtcaGGATACATATAACACATCATAACAAAGTGTACACACAATATATATCTAATAACAGTAGATCTTTTCGCCTAAATTGGATAAAATCGGGGCACTATTTCACCTAGCCCCATATTgctcaaaaaagtaatttataacTGCCGGTTGCATTTATACCGATATTTTACATGCTGGAATCTTAGAagaattaattctgaatatacTACAGTTCAATACCAAAATTGTGTGAAATTGTTCTACGAACTACCACGAATCCAAGTACGGGTTAATTGAAAACCCCGGCCGACTATAGTAAAAAACCTTTCTTTCACAAAATTCGTAATTTTTCGTTTGGATTTCGCAATCTTGATTAAACAgcgctttctttttcttcaaatgacaATTTCATTTTTCAGCTATTTCGTCATTCAAACGGTACAATAACGCTATAGGACCATACAAAGAGCCAtacttcctttttcaaggtttCGCATTCCAGAATATAGACTCtattacgagaaaactcgattctcgagtagaatcggattcgagtttaccatccctactggcagccatcgcgtgtacaaatatataattaccTCCGCACAATagccaccacaaaaaaatgatttttttccgtattatttatatggaaaatagacaatttgaaagaggcacctcttaatattaatattaagagctcatcttttgagtgactttcttttccacattttcgaaagtttttagcctgtttttcagttgaaaaaaaaggttgactcagaatgacacaccctaatgtatatagttataaggaacaatttttttgaagcgaGAAACTTAATTTGTAAATCATTGgcgaaaataaacattttattgaaTGAAAGTTCAAGACACGTATGTGAATAAattgatattatttgttttcaatcCAGTTCCAATTCTATCTATTGGAAATATTAGTATTGAATTCAGCTTTGCAGCTTCTGGGTTTAGCGATAGCATGGATCATGCGGATATTAAACTAAAAAGCTTATCTAACTTGCAgatcactatatacatatacagtacATCGACTTTAGCCCAGCTACAATAGATATTTATTTCCCCAcgaaaagaatattttaagaatattaaacATATACCACTAACAACTATTAAAAACTTTGACTATTATTTTAAGGTTTTaagatttatttaattcttttttcatATTGGCTAAGATCATCACAGtttccaaaattaaatatttttattcccaATCTATTTCTTCAACACAGCAACAGCTGGGGCAGCAGCAAGAACTGGTGCTGGCGCGGCGACTACTGGAGCAGCAGCATAGGCAGCTGGGAAAGCGGCGGAGTGGGCAATCGAGTGAGCTGAGTAGCTGCTGGCATAGGGAGCAACGTAACCAGCATATCCTGCGGTGTAGGCGAGGGGTGCTGAGTAAGCAGCGGCGACTGGAGCGGCATAGGCAGCAGCTAAAGGAGCGGAGTAAGCCAATGGAGCAGCCAAGAGACCGGGCTTAGCAGCACCGAAGGCAACAGCGAAGAGAGCCAAGAAACAGACAGCAAACTGTAAAAATACAAGAGTTAATATACGGCTTTTTGAATCgcttggaaaattatttttcggaCTTACCAATTtgaacattttgttaattttgggGTTTCGGACTTATTTACAAGCGAAGATGTAAACGAATAGTGATATAAAATATCGACAAAACTTCTGCCTTTATATCTGAAATGTGTGCAGACAAATGTTAAGTAGACGTGCTTATGCTACAAATTAGACATTAATACATCACGGTTCTTCGTTGGTTGCAtgagttacatatgtatgttcagtAAATAAAACTACCTATTTCATGCAGTTTGCTTGGACTTTTTGAATCATTTAAAGAATTCACTTggagtgtatgtatatagcggTGTAGGCGTAAATTACTAATAGAAAAAACATCGGAGTTAaaggggtactctcatgtgaacgcatacattttaccacttattaggaaaattttttttatgcgacaataaaattcaattatttaaattttttaatatatttttatttgtattttgaaatgtacaaaaaaaaattgttcttcgttttttagatttttaatatatttttttttttaaatcaaaatagtccccaacaaaaaaaagttgttcactggttatggtgatagcggctgttcatgttgtctgaaataaaaaaaaattaatggattattattcagtagttctgcggctatcgccCCTacaaaatataatcaatttcattacaaaaaaaatgtcgaacttcaaaaaaaagtcatgaaaatcttgtttttttttttcgtttagaatcgattaaaaaaaatatgaaaatattttcgaaaatgaacAATTCTGTTacggacgataactataaatgagtagaagaacgtatgtaaattttaaagcaatcggtcaaaaacttttttttttagaaccATGTCAGTTTCAGAAAaagatgattcgagaaaaatgcgtatagaaacgtagcagctgcagacttgtcatggcgcctggtagacagtcgcttacgacacgtcggcgactatgagctgtaacttatcaaatactattaatttcggtctgaatttttcaaagCATTTTTTAATAGGTTTATCTGTCttttcgatttttcgaagtgattacatgagaatacccccttaaggagTGGGGTGTGTCAAATTAGTACATCAAACGCTGGAAGCCGAATTAATGATaatatcactaaaaaaaaaaacaacactgGAAATAATCGAACCCGACCATAATTTTGGTTGTCTATGAGCTCATAAACATTGAACAAAACAAAGCTCAAAGTATAGGTGCCGTACGAGTTAACGCAAGAAAACCTTTAGACTGAATTTCCATCTGTGAATCGCAACAATCGATCAATTTCTGAAACGGATGATTGATGGTAATGAAAAGTAGGTCCGTTGTAACAACTTAAATAATTGAGAACGGTCCTTAAAGAAATCGCGAAGAGCCGGCGCTAACTGTGACCAAGCAATAGTTTCAACGGCAGACGTGTCTACGTAACCAGAACtcagcagaattctgccgctacaacaacaaccacaaccaAGCCAGCATCAGAAAGTTTTAGCAATGTGTTTGTTGGGATTGGCGGATAATCATGTACTATGGACCTTTTCCCATACGGCCAACTCTTCGGTCATATACTGTCAAGAGTTGGACCGTCTTAAGAAGGCTATCGCCTAGAAGAAACAGCAAAATTGTGTTCTTATGCATCTATCTTAAAGTTCGGAACTTACTAATACTTTAATTAATACTTACACTTATATTGTAATTCTTAGTTTGCAATATTCGCCTCTACTCTCTCTCTGAAAAACATTTCATTCTtactcattttaatttattgttatacCCTGATCAAGTGTACTTAAATTTTCCACGAagttagtcatgtccgtctgtataaacgcgaa from Bactrocera tryoni isolate S06 chromosome 5, CSIRO_BtryS06_freeze2, whole genome shotgun sequence includes these protein-coding regions:
- the LOC120777323 gene encoding cuticle protein 16.5-like, with product MFKLFAVCFLAVFAVAFGAAKPGLLAAPLAYSAPLAAAPVAAAYAAPVAAAYSAPLAYTAGYAGYVAPYASSYSAHSIAHSAAFPAAYAAAPVVAAPAPVLAAAPAVAVLRK
- the LOC120777328 gene encoding cuticle protein 38-like, whose product is MFKLFAVCFLALFAVAFGAAKPGLLAAPLAYSAPLAAAYAAPVAAAYSAPLAYTAGYAGYVAPYASSYSAHSIAHSAAFPAAYAAAPVVAAPAPVLAAAPAVAVLKK